A stretch of the Aegilops tauschii subsp. strangulata cultivar AL8/78 chromosome 4, Aet v6.0, whole genome shotgun sequence genome encodes the following:
- the LOC141021623 gene encoding uncharacterized protein — protein sequence MARHVFNRIREGVVAHDPYFEYKTDALGKLGFSSHQKCTAAICMLAYGIPGDLVDEYVRMSETTCLMSMYKFCQAVIEVFGPEYLRQPTAADTERLLATNAARGFPGMLGSIDSFSSLRKACRRPPPPVNFEINGHQYNKGYYLADGIYPQWSTFVKTISKPQGEKRKRFAQMQESARKDVERAFGVLQSRWGIVRNPALSWDETKLWEVMTACVIMHNMIVEDEHDESIFDQGFDYQGENVEPLDQEPATFEQFVQFHRELRDWYTHLDLQNDLVEHVWDHIGNQ from the exons ATGGCAAGGCATGTGTTCAATCGCATCCGAGAGGGGGTGGTTGCTCATGACCCATACTTCGAGTACAAGACGGATGCCCTTGGCAAGCTTGGATTCTCCTCTCACCAGAAATGCACCGCGGCCATCTGCATGCTTGCATATGGAATTCCAGGCGATCTGGTGGATGAGTATGTGCGTATGAGTGAGACAACATGTCTGATGTCAATGTACAAGTTCTGCCAGGCTGTGATCGAGGTGTTTGGCCCAGAGTACTTGAGGCAGCCAACTGCCGCTGATACAGAGAGATTGTTGGCGACTAACGCAGCTAGAGGCTTTCCAGgcatgcttggcagcatagatt CGTTCTCCAGTCTTCGCAAGGCTTGCAGAAGGCCACCCCCACCTGTCAACTTTGAGATCAACGGCCACCAGTACAACAAGGGATATTATCTAGCTGATGGTATATATCCTCAGTGGTCAACTTTTGTGAAGACAATCTCGAAACCCCAAGGTGAGAAGAGAAAGAGATTTGCCCAAATgcaagagagtgctagaaaggatgtggaacgtgcttttggcgtGCTTCAATCCCGGTGGGGTATCGTTCGAAACCCTGCACTGTCATGGGATGAAACGAAGctttgggaggtgatgactgcttgtgtgatcatgcacaacatgattgTCGAGGACGAGCATGATGAGAGTATCTTCGACCAAGGATTTGATTATCAAGGTGAAAATGTTGAGCCCCTGGACCAAGAACCGGCCACATTTGAACAGTTTGTCCAATTCCATCGTGAGCTGCGTGATTGGTACACTCACTTGGATCTTCAAAATGACTTGGTTGAACACGTGTGGGATCacattggcaaccaatag